The following proteins come from a genomic window of Actinopolyspora saharensis:
- a CDS encoding class I SAM-dependent methyltransferase: MTDRVTTGSDQDDGRRAAASAVVPEAGQQASGGDPEHTTAERVLGTIGTANRAAGSAESRSASKLWWDADADDYQAEHGPFLGDEEFLWCPERLRERQAKLLGEVEGKHVLEVGCGAAACSRWLASRGAHPVGLDISEGMLRHAAAGNERSGRSVPLVQGSADMLPFAAESFDTVCSAFGGVPFVADSGQVMREVSRVLRPGGLWVFAVTHPIRWAFPDDPGPDGLTAVQSYFDRSPYVEINATGRATYVEHHRTLGDYVSQITSAGFRLLDLIEPEWPEDHTEVWGQWSPLRGRTLPGTVIFRCLLPE; encoded by the coding sequence GTGACCGACCGCGTCACCACCGGATCCGACCAGGACGACGGGCGGAGGGCCGCGGCCTCCGCCGTCGTTCCCGAAGCGGGGCAGCAGGCTTCCGGCGGAGATCCGGAGCACACCACGGCCGAGCGCGTCCTCGGCACCATCGGAACGGCGAACCGGGCCGCGGGATCCGCCGAGTCCCGCTCGGCCAGCAAGCTGTGGTGGGACGCCGACGCCGATGACTACCAGGCCGAGCACGGCCCGTTCCTCGGGGACGAGGAATTCCTGTGGTGCCCGGAGCGCCTGCGCGAGCGGCAGGCGAAACTGCTGGGCGAGGTCGAGGGAAAGCACGTCCTCGAGGTCGGCTGCGGGGCGGCCGCGTGCTCCCGCTGGCTGGCCTCCCGGGGAGCCCACCCCGTGGGGTTGGACATCTCCGAGGGCATGTTGCGCCACGCCGCGGCCGGCAACGAACGCTCCGGGCGGAGCGTTCCGCTGGTGCAGGGCAGCGCGGACATGCTTCCGTTCGCGGCCGAGTCCTTCGACACCGTCTGCTCCGCTTTCGGAGGCGTGCCCTTCGTCGCCGACTCGGGGCAGGTGATGCGCGAGGTCTCCCGAGTGCTGCGCCCGGGCGGGCTCTGGGTGTTCGCGGTCACCCACCCCATTCGCTGGGCGTTCCCGGACGATCCGGGCCCGGACGGCCTGACGGCCGTGCAGTCCTACTTCGATCGCAGTCCGTACGTCGAGATCAACGCCACCGGCAGGGCCACCTACGTCGAGCACCATCGCACGCTCGGCGACTACGTGAGCCAGATAACCTCGGCGGGCTTCCGACTGCTGGACCTGATCGAGCCGGAGTGGCCGGAGGACCACACCGAGGTGTGGGGCCAGTGGAGCCCGTTGCGCGGCAGAACGCTTCCGGGCACCGTGATCTTCCGCTGCCTGCTTCCCGAGTAA